A region from the Sulfuricella sp. genome encodes:
- a CDS encoding efflux RND transporter periplasmic adaptor subunit, giving the protein MFMIRSFLTVSLCWAGALFAASDVPVTAKQSQALGIETRPLASSSVVAGNALPAQVVIPNQQMRVISAPLPGMVESMEVAVNQAVKKGQVLARIQSPGLAELQRDFLQAVLQSQLAKNSLSRDEKLFKDGIVAESRYLATRSGALTSAAAASEKRQALRLAGLGDAAIQKLQSGQAIGSALDVASPIDGVVMEQMIAPGQRVEAAAPLFKVARLSPLWLEIQAPLAQAGTLQAGASVRVSSAQASGKVISIGRAVAEANQTVMVRAEITDGAVNLRPGQYVEVVLGMSTGTKQWIVANGALMRDGNQTFVFVQTPSGYRLQVVQVPAQTAALATITGDFKGDEKVVVKGTVALKAAWQGLGGE; this is encoded by the coding sequence ATGTTTATGATCCGGTCTTTTCTTACCGTGAGTTTATGCTGGGCAGGGGCGCTTTTCGCCGCCAGCGATGTTCCTGTGACAGCCAAACAATCCCAGGCTTTGGGTATCGAAACCCGTCCTCTTGCCTCTTCATCCGTAGTTGCGGGTAACGCGCTGCCAGCACAGGTGGTGATTCCCAATCAGCAGATGCGCGTCATCAGCGCACCGCTGCCGGGGATGGTCGAAAGCATGGAGGTTGCCGTCAATCAGGCGGTCAAAAAAGGGCAAGTGCTGGCCCGCATTCAGAGTCCCGGGCTGGCCGAATTGCAGCGTGATTTCTTGCAGGCGGTGTTGCAATCTCAACTGGCGAAAAATTCATTGAGCCGCGACGAAAAGCTGTTCAAGGATGGCATCGTGGCTGAAAGCCGCTATCTCGCGACACGCAGCGGGGCGCTGACCTCGGCTGCGGCAGCCAGCGAAAAGCGCCAGGCCTTGCGTCTGGCGGGATTGGGTGATGCGGCGATCCAGAAACTCCAGTCCGGCCAGGCCATAGGCAGCGCGCTGGATGTTGCTTCTCCCATTGACGGTGTCGTCATGGAGCAGATGATTGCCCCCGGCCAGCGCGTGGAGGCGGCGGCACCCCTGTTCAAGGTGGCCCGCCTTTCCCCGCTGTGGCTCGAAATCCAGGCGCCGCTTGCCCAGGCCGGCACGCTGCAGGCGGGTGCCTCGGTGCGTGTGTCCTCGGCCCAGGCCAGTGGCAAGGTAATTTCCATCGGGCGGGCTGTCGCCGAGGCCAATCAGACTGTCATGGTGCGCGCCGAAATCACCGATGGCGCGGTCAATCTGCGCCCGGGACAATATGTCGAGGTGGTGCTGGGCATGTCCACGGGAACGAAGCAATGGATCGTGGCCAATGGGGCCTTGATGCGGGATGGAAACCAGACCTTTGTATTTGTTCAGACCCCGTCCGGCTATCGTCTGCAAGTGGTTCAGGTGCCGGCTCAGACCGCTGCCCTGGCGACCATCACGGGTGACTTCAAGGGCGACGAGAAGGTGGTGGTAAAAGGGACGGTAGCACTCAAGGCGGCGTGGCAAGGCCTGGGAGGCGAGTGA